A genomic segment from Microbacterium sp. SORGH_AS_0428 encodes:
- a CDS encoding folylpolyglutamate synthase/dihydrofolate synthase family protein, which produces MSGTESERNRADAVYAALLERQGEQWVQPRIERTRRVLELLDDPQRTYRVVHVTGTNGKTSTSRLIESLLRTMGLRTGLFTSPHLERFTERIMVDGEPIADAAVVEAWEEILPFIELVDAELVAEGGARLTFFEVLTVLAFVAFSDAPVDVAVIEVGMGGEWDSTNTADGDVAVIAPVGMDHADRLGDTIEKIARVKAGIIKQDAVVVSAAQEPEVDRVLRETAAARGATIAVEGTDFALRSYRLAVGGQLLDVQGLAGEYSELYLPLYGEHQGRNAALAIAAVESLIGAGSQRLAPDVVTDGLGQATSPGRLQLVGAHPTVVVDAAHNPHGATALVEALRGSFDFDEWGVVLGVLGDKDAEGIVATLAPVAAHVFATAPDSERANDADTIADLVEAQGLRVTVHTDLADAAEAARQWAAASDRRAVVIAGSVVLAGEALALAEAEAWKDGWSA; this is translated from the coding sequence ATGAGCGGAACCGAGAGCGAACGCAATCGTGCCGACGCTGTCTACGCGGCGCTGCTGGAGCGGCAGGGCGAGCAGTGGGTGCAACCGCGCATCGAGCGCACGCGCCGCGTGCTCGAGTTGCTGGACGATCCGCAGCGGACATACCGCGTCGTCCACGTGACCGGCACCAACGGGAAGACGTCCACGAGCCGGCTGATCGAGAGCCTCCTGAGGACGATGGGGCTGCGCACCGGGCTGTTCACGAGCCCTCACCTGGAGCGTTTCACCGAGCGGATCATGGTCGACGGCGAACCGATCGCGGATGCGGCGGTCGTCGAGGCATGGGAGGAGATCCTCCCCTTCATCGAGCTGGTCGACGCGGAGCTCGTCGCCGAGGGCGGTGCACGGCTCACGTTCTTCGAGGTGCTGACCGTGCTGGCGTTCGTGGCGTTCTCCGACGCCCCCGTCGATGTGGCCGTCATCGAGGTCGGCATGGGCGGCGAGTGGGACTCGACGAACACCGCTGACGGCGACGTCGCCGTCATCGCGCCCGTCGGCATGGACCACGCCGACCGACTCGGCGACACGATCGAGAAGATCGCGCGCGTGAAGGCCGGCATCATCAAGCAGGACGCCGTGGTCGTCTCCGCCGCGCAGGAGCCCGAGGTCGATCGCGTTCTGCGCGAGACCGCCGCTGCTCGGGGAGCGACGATCGCGGTCGAGGGCACCGACTTCGCGCTTCGGTCCTATCGCCTCGCCGTCGGGGGCCAGCTCCTGGACGTGCAGGGATTGGCCGGTGAGTACTCGGAGCTCTACCTGCCGCTCTACGGCGAGCACCAGGGTCGTAACGCCGCCCTGGCGATCGCCGCCGTCGAGTCCCTCATCGGCGCGGGCTCCCAGCGGCTCGCCCCGGACGTCGTGACCGACGGACTCGGCCAGGCGACCTCGCCCGGACGTCTCCAGCTGGTGGGCGCGCATCCGACGGTCGTCGTCGATGCGGCCCACAACCCCCACGGGGCCACGGCCCTCGTGGAGGCGCTGCGCGGATCGTTCGACTTCGACGAGTGGGGGGTCGTGCTCGGCGTCCTCGGCGACAAGGATGCGGAGGGGATCGTTGCGACCCTCGCCCCCGTCGCGGCCCATGTGTTCGCCACCGCTCCCGACTCCGAGCGGGCGAACGACGCCGACACGATCGCAGACCTCGTCGAGGCGCAGGGCCTGCGCGTGACCGTCCACACCGACCTCGCGGATGCGGCCGAGGCCGCCCGGCAGTGGGCCGCCGCATCCGATCGACGTGCCGTGGTCATCGCCGGTTCCGTCGTGCTGGCGGGAGAGGCGCTCGCCCTCGCGGAGGCCGAGGCCTGGAAGGACGGGTGGTCGGCGTGA
- the rpmA gene encoding 50S ribosomal protein L27: MAHKKGASSTRNGRDSNAQRLGVKRFGGQVVNAGEIIVRQRGTHFHPGANVGRGGDDTLFALSAGAVQFGTKGGRKVVNIVGAAE; encoded by the coding sequence ATGGCACACAAAAAGGGCGCGAGCTCGACTCGTAACGGTCGTGACTCGAACGCACAGCGCCTCGGCGTGAAGCGCTTCGGCGGCCAGGTCGTCAACGCGGGCGAGATCATCGTCCGTCAGCGCGGCACGCACTTCCACCCCGGCGCCAATGTCGGCCGCGGTGGCGACGACACGCTGTTCGCACTGTCGGCCGGCGCCGTCCAGTTCGGCACCAAGGGCGGCCGCAAGGTCGTCAACATCGTGGGCGCCGCGGAGTAA
- the ileS gene encoding isoleucine--tRNA ligase, which yields MTYPRSSAFGPAADVTPSPRFPEIEREVLDFWSADDTFRASIAQREGADEWVFYDGPPFANGLPHYGHLLTGYAKDLFPRFQTMRGKKVDRVFGWDTHGLPAELEAMKQLGITEKDEIERMGVATFNAKARESVLAYTHEWQDYVTRQARWVDFERGYKTLDTGYMESVLWAFKSLWDKGLAYEGYRVLPYCWRDETPLSSHELRMDDDVYKMRQDPSVTVTFPLVGAKAEALGLTGVRALAWTTTPWTLPTNLALAVGPAIEYAVLPAGPSGAADVHRAPDGTPDDALETSAHRYLLAADLVGAHAKDLGYESADAARDAVERRIVGAELAGVSYDRLFDYYADAETWGTQDAWRILVDDYVTTTDGTGIVHQAPAYGEDDKRLADAAGLPTIVSLDDGGRFLPQVADVAGELWLDANRPLIRLLRQEGRLLREASYEHSYPHCWRCRNPLIYKAVSSWFVRVTDVKERLVELNEQITWAPENVKHGQFGKWVEGARDWSISRNRYWGSPIPVWKSDDPAYPRIDVYGSFEELERDFGRLPRDPEGNVDLHRPYIDELTRPNPDDPTGASTMRRIEDVFDVWFDSGSMPYAQVHYPFENREWFDTHAPADFIVEYIGQTRGWFYVMHVLSGALFDRPAFTGVSCHGIVLGSDGQKMSKSLRNYPDVSEVFDRDGSDAMRWFLMSSSVLRGGNLVVTEEGIRAGVREFLLPLWNTWYFFSTYANAAGGPDGSGYEARWRTDSTDVLDRYILALTGDLVRDVAADLEVLDSTTAAARLRDFAEVLTNWYIRRSRDRFWVGVGDDARSTEAFDTLYTVLETLTRVAAPLIPLVAERVWQGLTGGRSVHLTDWPDASAFADAADIREAMDAVREVSSVANALRKREGKRVRLPLPLLTVVVPHAGALGQFDDILRDELNVKAIELVELGENTATEYGITHRLTVNARAAGPRLGKLVQQVIRAAKDGDWSERDGVVTAGGIALEPAEYDLVFETSGRPEGEALAVLGGGGFVLLATATTPALEAEGLARDVIRAVQDTRKAAGFEVSDRIRLVLTFADAADADAVASAFDAADVAGETLAVQAMVTGADGVERIRRAVDSADVEHTGEFAAGAYANTGPFTVSVARVEVAR from the coding sequence ATGACCTACCCCCGTTCCTCGGCCTTCGGGCCCGCTGCCGACGTCACGCCGAGCCCGCGCTTCCCCGAGATCGAGCGCGAGGTGCTCGACTTCTGGTCCGCCGACGACACCTTCCGTGCATCCATCGCTCAGCGTGAGGGTGCCGACGAATGGGTCTTCTACGACGGCCCCCCGTTCGCCAACGGTCTGCCGCACTACGGTCACCTGCTCACCGGGTACGCCAAGGACCTCTTCCCGCGCTTCCAGACCATGCGGGGCAAGAAGGTCGACCGCGTCTTCGGCTGGGACACCCACGGACTCCCGGCCGAGCTGGAGGCGATGAAGCAGCTCGGGATCACCGAGAAGGACGAGATCGAGCGGATGGGAGTGGCGACCTTCAACGCGAAGGCCCGCGAATCCGTGCTGGCGTACACGCACGAGTGGCAGGACTACGTCACCCGCCAGGCGCGGTGGGTGGACTTCGAACGCGGGTACAAGACGCTCGACACCGGATACATGGAGTCCGTTCTCTGGGCGTTCAAGAGCCTGTGGGACAAGGGTCTCGCGTACGAGGGCTACCGGGTGCTGCCGTACTGCTGGCGCGACGAGACGCCGCTGTCGAGCCATGAGTTGCGCATGGACGACGACGTCTACAAGATGCGCCAGGATCCCTCGGTGACGGTCACGTTCCCGCTCGTCGGCGCGAAGGCCGAGGCGCTCGGGCTCACCGGGGTGCGCGCGCTCGCGTGGACGACGACGCCGTGGACGCTTCCCACCAACCTCGCGCTCGCGGTCGGTCCCGCCATCGAGTACGCCGTGCTGCCCGCCGGTCCCTCAGGCGCCGCCGACGTCCACCGGGCCCCCGATGGAACGCCCGACGATGCCCTCGAGACCAGCGCGCACCGTTACCTGCTCGCCGCGGACCTCGTCGGCGCCCACGCGAAGGATCTCGGCTACGAGTCGGCGGATGCGGCGCGCGACGCCGTGGAGCGACGGATCGTCGGTGCGGAGCTGGCGGGTGTGTCCTACGACCGCCTGTTCGACTACTACGCGGACGCCGAGACGTGGGGAACCCAGGATGCCTGGCGCATCCTGGTCGACGACTACGTCACGACCACCGACGGCACCGGCATCGTCCACCAGGCGCCGGCCTACGGTGAGGACGACAAGCGTCTCGCGGATGCGGCCGGACTGCCGACCATCGTGAGCCTCGACGACGGCGGACGGTTCCTGCCGCAGGTCGCCGACGTCGCCGGCGAGCTGTGGCTCGATGCCAATCGCCCCCTCATCCGTCTGCTGCGCCAGGAGGGGCGTCTGCTGCGCGAGGCCAGCTACGAGCACTCCTACCCGCACTGCTGGCGCTGCCGTAACCCCCTGATCTACAAGGCCGTCTCCAGCTGGTTCGTGCGGGTCACCGACGTCAAGGAGCGCCTGGTCGAGCTCAACGAGCAGATCACGTGGGCTCCCGAGAACGTGAAGCACGGCCAGTTCGGCAAGTGGGTCGAAGGAGCGCGCGACTGGTCGATCAGCCGCAACCGTTACTGGGGTTCGCCCATCCCCGTGTGGAAGAGCGATGATCCCGCCTATCCGCGTATCGACGTGTACGGCTCGTTCGAGGAGCTCGAGCGCGACTTCGGACGACTGCCCCGCGACCCCGAGGGCAACGTCGACCTGCACCGCCCGTACATCGACGAGCTGACCCGCCCCAACCCGGACGACCCCACGGGAGCGTCGACCATGCGGCGGATCGAGGACGTCTTCGACGTCTGGTTCGACTCGGGCTCCATGCCCTACGCCCAGGTGCACTACCCGTTCGAGAACCGCGAGTGGTTCGACACCCACGCACCCGCCGACTTCATCGTCGAGTACATCGGGCAGACACGCGGCTGGTTCTACGTCATGCACGTGCTCTCGGGCGCGCTCTTCGACCGTCCGGCGTTCACGGGCGTCTCCTGCCACGGCATCGTCCTCGGCAGCGACGGTCAGAAGATGTCGAAGTCGCTGCGCAACTATCCGGACGTCAGCGAGGTCTTCGATCGCGACGGCTCCGACGCCATGCGTTGGTTCCTCATGTCGAGCTCGGTGCTGCGCGGCGGCAACCTCGTGGTGACCGAGGAAGGCATCCGCGCGGGCGTACGCGAGTTCCTGCTGCCGCTGTGGAACACGTGGTACTTCTTCTCCACGTACGCGAACGCCGCGGGCGGACCCGACGGTTCGGGGTACGAGGCGCGGTGGCGGACCGACTCGACCGATGTCCTGGACCGCTACATCCTCGCCCTCACCGGCGACCTCGTGCGCGATGTGGCCGCTGATCTGGAGGTGCTCGACTCGACGACGGCCGCCGCGCGCCTGCGCGACTTCGCGGAGGTGCTGACGAACTGGTACATCCGTCGCTCTCGAGACCGCTTCTGGGTCGGCGTCGGCGACGACGCTCGCTCGACGGAGGCGTTCGACACGCTCTACACGGTGCTCGAGACGCTCACACGTGTGGCGGCGCCTCTCATCCCGCTCGTCGCCGAGCGCGTCTGGCAGGGGCTCACGGGCGGTCGCAGCGTGCACCTGACCGACTGGCCGGATGCGTCCGCCTTCGCCGACGCCGCCGACATCCGCGAGGCGATGGATGCGGTGCGCGAGGTCTCCTCGGTGGCCAACGCCCTGCGCAAGCGTGAAGGCAAGCGGGTGCGGCTGCCGCTGCCGCTGCTGACCGTCGTCGTGCCGCACGCCGGCGCGCTCGGGCAGTTCGACGACATCCTGCGTGATGAGCTGAACGTGAAGGCGATCGAACTGGTCGAGCTCGGCGAGAACACGGCGACGGAGTACGGCATCACGCACCGCCTCACGGTGAACGCGCGCGCCGCGGGCCCCCGCCTCGGAAAGCTCGTGCAGCAGGTCATCCGCGCCGCCAAGGACGGTGACTGGTCCGAGCGCGACGGTGTCGTGACGGCGGGCGGCATCGCGCTCGAGCCGGCGGAGTACGACCTCGTGTTCGAGACCAGTGGGCGCCCGGAGGGTGAGGCGCTGGCCGTGCTCGGTGGCGGCGGCTTCGTGCTGCTGGCGACCGCGACGACGCCCGCGCTCGAAGCAGAGGGCCTGGCACGCGACGTCATCCGCGCCGTGCAGGACACGCGCAAGGCGGCCGGCTTCGAAGTCAGCGACCGCATCCGGCTCGTCCTGACGTTCGCGGATGCGGCCGACGCGGACGCCGTGGCGTCGGCGTTCGACGCGGCGGACGTCGCGGGGGAGACCCTGGCGGTTCAGGCGATGGTCACGGGCGCGGACGGGGTCGAACGCATCCGACGAGCCGTCGACAGCGCCGATGTCGAGCACACCGGGGAGTTCGCCGCGGGAGCGTATGCGAACACGGGTCCGTTCACGGTGAGCGTCGCACGAGTGGAGGTCGCACGATGA
- a CDS encoding vitamin K epoxide reductase family protein has protein sequence MSDSQAPSRPIALAVWLIVAGVVGWIAAFSLTIERFHLLADPNATASCDFSVLVQCTANLQSWQGSVFGFPNPILGLGGWVAPIVVGAALLAGARFNRWFWLAFWAGMAFAFAFVCWLIAQSIFSLGTLCPWCMVTWSVTIPSFFAVTLHVLRNGSVPVGARVRDVAGTLAAWVPLMAVVAYAIIAVLAETRLHVLATLV, from the coding sequence ATGTCCGACTCCCAGGCTCCCTCACGCCCGATCGCTCTGGCCGTCTGGCTCATCGTCGCCGGAGTCGTCGGCTGGATCGCAGCGTTCTCGCTCACGATCGAGCGCTTCCACCTCCTCGCCGATCCGAACGCCACCGCATCCTGCGATTTCAGCGTCCTCGTCCAGTGCACCGCGAACCTGCAGTCCTGGCAGGGCAGCGTGTTCGGGTTCCCGAACCCGATCCTGGGGCTGGGCGGTTGGGTCGCGCCCATCGTGGTCGGTGCCGCCCTCCTCGCGGGCGCACGCTTCAACCGCTGGTTCTGGCTGGCGTTCTGGGCCGGCATGGCCTTCGCCTTCGCCTTCGTGTGCTGGCTGATCGCGCAGAGCATCTTCTCGCTCGGGACTCTCTGCCCCTGGTGCATGGTCACGTGGTCGGTGACGATCCCCTCGTTCTTCGCCGTGACCCTGCACGTGTTGCGCAACGGCTCCGTCCCCGTCGGTGCGCGAGTTCGCGACGTCGCCGGCACACTGGCCGCCTGGGTGCCCCTCATGGCGGTCGTGGCCTACGCGATCATCGCCGTGCTGGCCGAGACGCGCCTCCACGTGCTCGCCACGCTTGTCTGA
- the rplU gene encoding 50S ribosomal protein L21, translating into MVYAVVRAGGRQEKVEVGTIVVLDRQQAKIGETLELPAVLLVDGDAVTTDAAKLAKVTVTAEVLGEERGPKIVIQKFKNKTGYKKRQGHRQDLTRVKVTGIK; encoded by the coding sequence GTGGTTTACGCAGTTGTGCGCGCCGGCGGCCGGCAGGAAAAGGTCGAGGTCGGCACGATCGTCGTTCTCGACCGCCAGCAGGCGAAGATCGGCGAGACCCTCGAGCTGCCGGCCGTCCTGCTCGTCGACGGCGACGCGGTCACGACCGACGCGGCGAAGCTCGCCAAGGTGACGGTCACCGCCGAGGTCCTCGGTGAGGAGCGCGGCCCGAAGATCGTGATCCAGAAGTTCAAGAACAAGACCGGTTACAAGAAGCGCCAGGGTCACCGTCAGGACCTCACGCGCGTCAAGGTCACCGGCATCAAGTAA
- a CDS encoding WXG100 family type VII secretion target has translation MLEQLTVTPIRLADAATNIRDAAQAIDDILERLDDEAKTLRAEWSGEAQIAFDASRLRFSDALESRTETVRKICAALSALADGYSQIDLESARALGAAS, from the coding sequence ATGCTGGAGCAGCTGACCGTCACGCCCATCCGCCTCGCGGACGCGGCCACCAACATCCGCGACGCGGCACAGGCCATCGACGACATCCTCGAGCGACTCGATGACGAGGCGAAGACCCTTCGCGCCGAATGGTCCGGTGAGGCACAGATCGCCTTCGACGCGTCGCGCCTGCGTTTCTCCGATGCGCTCGAGAGCCGAACGGAGACCGTGCGCAAGATCTGCGCCGCGCTCTCTGCACTCGCTGACGGCTATTCGCAGATCGACCTCGAGAGCGCGCGTGCGCTGGGAGCGGCATCATGA
- a CDS encoding DUF4233 domain-containing protein: protein MSAKRPPRVRRQRGAQESLAQVVLGFETIVVFLAWLVIYGLKSTPDGVEPWWAVVVGSVFAVVMIAASGVVRWRWGIALGWALQVLLAASAILEPAILLVAFIFGGMWAYATIKGASLDRRNARLAAASATANGD, encoded by the coding sequence GTGAGCGCGAAGCGTCCGCCGCGGGTGCGGCGTCAGCGCGGTGCGCAGGAGTCGCTCGCGCAGGTCGTGCTCGGTTTCGAGACGATCGTCGTCTTTCTCGCCTGGCTCGTCATCTACGGCCTCAAGTCCACTCCCGACGGCGTCGAGCCGTGGTGGGCGGTCGTCGTGGGATCCGTCTTCGCCGTCGTGATGATCGCCGCGAGCGGCGTGGTGCGCTGGCGATGGGGGATCGCTCTCGGATGGGCGCTGCAGGTGCTCCTGGCAGCGTCTGCGATCCTCGAGCCCGCCATCCTGCTGGTCGCGTTCATTTTCGGTGGCATGTGGGCGTATGCGACGATCAAGGGAGCATCGCTGGACCGCCGCAACGCGCGTCTGGCCGCCGCATCCGCGACTGCGAACGGAGATTGA
- a CDS encoding YbaB/EbfC family nucleoid-associated protein: MSLEADSLAALEAARMQVIAQTERARTAAHDAARMADDVRDARASISSVGREVVVSARAGGAIEQVDIAEGAFDLDARTLSRLVTDTVREAQRAAAEAALARMADSLGADSPLLAQTREQVQAQFGAGTDLR; this comes from the coding sequence ATGTCACTGGAAGCAGACAGCCTGGCCGCGCTCGAAGCGGCGCGGATGCAAGTGATCGCACAGACCGAACGGGCGCGCACCGCGGCCCATGACGCGGCCCGTATGGCCGACGACGTCCGTGACGCGCGGGCGAGCATCAGTTCCGTCGGCCGCGAGGTCGTCGTCAGCGCCCGCGCGGGCGGCGCGATCGAACAGGTCGACATCGCCGAGGGGGCGTTCGATCTGGATGCCCGGACGCTGTCTCGGCTGGTGACCGACACCGTGCGCGAGGCGCAGCGAGCCGCCGCGGAGGCCGCCCTGGCTCGCATGGCGGACTCGCTGGGGGCGGACTCCCCTCTCCTGGCACAGACCCGCGAGCAGGTGCAGGCCCAGTTCGGCGCCGGCACGGATCTGCGGTGA
- a CDS encoding DUF4031 domain-containing protein — protein sequence MAILIDDPRWPAHGRLWSHLISDSDLDELHAFAAANGIPRRGFDIDHYDVPDDAHERLVSAGAHAVDGHTLVRALIASGLRVTARERRGR from the coding sequence ATGGCGATCCTCATCGACGACCCTCGCTGGCCCGCTCACGGGCGGCTGTGGTCGCACTTGATCAGCGACAGCGATCTGGATGAGCTCCACGCCTTCGCCGCCGCCAACGGCATCCCTCGACGCGGCTTCGACATCGACCACTACGACGTCCCCGACGATGCGCACGAGCGCCTGGTGTCCGCCGGGGCCCACGCCGTGGACGGCCACACGCTCGTCCGAGCGCTGATCGCCTCAGGGCTGCGTGTCACCGCCCGCGAACGTCGCGGACGGTGA
- the ndk gene encoding nucleoside-diphosphate kinase, with the protein MAIEETLVLVKPDGVARGLTGAILARIEAKGYALVDLRLVEPDRGRLEQHYAEHEGKPFYEPLVEFMMSGPSVAIRLAGDRVIEGFRSLAGTTDPTTAAPGTIRGDFGRDWGLKVQQNLVHGSDSPESAARELGIWFG; encoded by the coding sequence ATGGCCATCGAAGAAACCCTCGTCCTCGTCAAGCCGGACGGTGTGGCCCGCGGGCTCACCGGCGCCATCCTCGCCCGTATCGAGGCGAAGGGCTATGCGCTCGTCGACCTGCGTCTGGTCGAGCCCGATCGTGGGCGGCTCGAGCAGCACTACGCCGAACATGAGGGCAAGCCGTTCTACGAGCCGCTCGTCGAGTTCATGATGTCGGGCCCGTCGGTGGCGATCCGCCTTGCCGGAGACCGTGTCATCGAGGGGTTCCGTTCCCTCGCCGGCACCACAGACCCGACCACTGCTGCTCCCGGCACGATCCGCGGCGATTTCGGCCGCGACTGGGGTCTCAAGGTGCAGCAGAACCTGGTGCACGGCAGCGACAGCCCCGAATCCGCCGCGCGCGAGCTCGGCATCTGGTTCGGCTGA
- a CDS encoding Rne/Rng family ribonuclease, which yields MKADDANQSDDRNEQGDGQLTFPVDEAAPAAEESAVGELSQEADAVDAPAAPEDAAPVGDADADAHEVAEPVSEQSAGTPDATADAAPSADDAPVDSATDEPTEAAAEPASDEPVAAAEEPAAVVEPKPEEPAEKPGPVTAVSLGLLPEVFVSAVSTQLHFYAPEVVALPALPEPEDEDAPSSSSSRRRGRRRGSERDGADSGESARPPRQRAVEVITEPQRIKGSTRLEAKKQRRRDGRDAGRRRPVVTEAEFLARREAVDRVMVVRSKNGRIQIAVLEDNVLVEHYVARNQDASLIGNVYLGRVQNVLPSMEAAFVDIGRGRNAVLYSGEVDWDAVETGNQPRRIELALKSGDKVLVQVTKDPVGHKGARLTSQISLPGRYLVYVPGGAMNGISRKLPDTERARLKRILKEVLPESAGVIVRTAAEGATEEQLTRDVQRLTAQWEHISRQNESVQAPALLHSEPDLLVKIVRDVFNEDFTKMLIQGEEAQHTIEGYLEAVAPDLLERVQRYEGGGDPFDDFRVTEQIEKALDRKVWLPSGGSLVIDRTEAMTVVDVNTGKFVGSGGNLEETVTKNNLEAAEEIVRQLRLRDIGGIIVVDFIDMVLESNRDLVLRRLIECLSRDRTKHQVAEVTSLGLVQMTRKKLGLGLLETFSEACEVCAGRGVIVHHDPVVKHRGGAGNGNGNGGGNGGANNGNGRRSRQNTQPQPPAGQAHVITAGVKSALAQIAASTIHPGSEEAIVSDVEVSVAAVEVVEQVEERPRAKRKKPRHEAKPKSEKELLLDSVLDALPEPKAPGQGRGRRRVTTAALTGTPVVHVPDGE from the coding sequence GTGAAGGCCGATGACGCAAACCAGTCCGATGATCGCAATGAGCAGGGCGACGGGCAGCTGACGTTCCCCGTGGACGAGGCCGCCCCGGCGGCGGAGGAGTCCGCGGTGGGCGAGCTCTCGCAGGAGGCTGACGCGGTTGACGCGCCCGCCGCGCCCGAGGATGCAGCGCCGGTGGGCGACGCGGATGCGGATGCGCACGAGGTGGCCGAACCTGTGTCCGAGCAGTCGGCGGGGACGCCGGACGCGACGGCCGATGCGGCCCCCTCCGCTGACGACGCACCTGTCGACTCCGCGACGGATGAACCGACCGAGGCTGCGGCAGAGCCCGCATCCGACGAGCCGGTCGCCGCCGCCGAGGAGCCCGCCGCCGTCGTCGAACCGAAGCCTGAGGAACCCGCGGAGAAGCCCGGTCCCGTCACGGCGGTCTCGCTGGGCCTGCTGCCCGAGGTCTTCGTGTCAGCCGTCTCCACCCAGCTGCACTTCTACGCTCCCGAGGTCGTGGCGCTGCCCGCCCTTCCCGAGCCTGAGGACGAGGACGCCCCGTCGTCGTCATCGAGCCGCCGTCGCGGTCGCCGACGTGGCTCCGAGCGCGACGGTGCCGACAGCGGAGAATCCGCCCGCCCGCCGCGTCAGCGCGCCGTCGAGGTCATCACCGAGCCGCAGCGCATCAAGGGCTCGACCCGGCTCGAGGCCAAGAAGCAGCGCCGTCGCGACGGTCGTGATGCCGGACGCCGCCGCCCCGTGGTCACGGAGGCGGAGTTCCTCGCCCGCCGCGAGGCCGTCGACCGCGTGATGGTCGTCCGCTCGAAGAACGGCCGCATCCAGATCGCCGTGCTCGAGGACAACGTCCTCGTCGAGCACTACGTGGCCCGCAACCAGGACGCGTCGCTCATCGGCAACGTCTACCTCGGTCGTGTGCAGAACGTGCTTCCGAGCATGGAGGCGGCCTTCGTCGACATCGGTCGCGGGCGCAACGCCGTCCTCTACTCGGGCGAGGTCGACTGGGATGCGGTGGAGACCGGCAATCAGCCGCGACGCATCGAGCTGGCGCTCAAGAGCGGCGACAAGGTGCTCGTGCAGGTCACGAAGGATCCCGTCGGGCACAAGGGCGCTCGCCTCACCAGCCAGATCTCGCTCCCCGGCCGGTACCTCGTGTACGTGCCCGGGGGCGCGATGAACGGCATCTCCCGCAAGCTCCCCGACACCGAGCGCGCGCGCCTCAAGCGCATCCTGAAGGAAGTGCTCCCGGAGTCCGCGGGCGTCATCGTCCGCACCGCGGCCGAAGGCGCGACCGAGGAGCAGCTGACGCGCGACGTGCAGCGCCTCACCGCGCAGTGGGAGCACATCAGCCGTCAGAACGAGTCCGTCCAGGCACCGGCGTTGCTGCACTCCGAGCCCGACCTGCTCGTGAAGATCGTGCGCGACGTGTTCAACGAGGACTTCACGAAGATGCTCATCCAGGGCGAGGAGGCGCAGCACACCATCGAGGGGTACCTCGAGGCCGTCGCCCCCGACCTCTTGGAGCGCGTCCAGCGATACGAGGGCGGGGGAGACCCGTTCGACGACTTCCGCGTCACGGAACAGATCGAGAAGGCACTCGACCGCAAGGTCTGGCTGCCCTCGGGCGGTTCCCTCGTGATCGACCGCACCGAGGCCATGACCGTCGTCGATGTCAACACCGGGAAGTTCGTCGGCTCGGGTGGAAACCTCGAGGAGACCGTCACCAAGAACAACCTCGAGGCCGCGGAGGAGATCGTCCGCCAGCTGCGCCTGCGCGACATCGGCGGCATCATCGTCGTCGACTTCATCGACATGGTGCTGGAGTCCAACCGCGATCTCGTGCTGCGCCGCCTGATCGAGTGCCTGAGTCGCGACCGCACGAAGCACCAGGTCGCCGAGGTCACCTCTCTCGGGCTCGTACAGATGACCCGCAAGAAGCTGGGCCTCGGCTTGCTCGAGACCTTCAGCGAAGCCTGCGAGGTGTGCGCCGGGCGTGGCGTCATCGTCCACCACGACCCTGTCGTCAAGCACCGCGGCGGCGCGGGCAACGGGAACGGGAACGGCGGCGGCAACGGCGGCGCGAACAACGGCAACGGACGTCGGTCGCGACAGAACACGCAGCCGCAGCCCCCGGCGGGCCAGGCGCACGTCATCACCGCAGGTGTGAAGTCTGCGCTGGCTCAGATCGCCGCATCCACGATCCACCCGGGCTCCGAGGAGGCGATCGTCTCCGACGTCGAGGTCTCGGTCGCAGCGGTGGAGGTCGTCGAGCAGGTCGAGGAGCGGCCGCGCGCCAAGCGCAAGAAGCCGCGCCACGAGGCGAAGCCCAAGTCGGAGAAGGAGCTGCTGCTCGACTCCGTCCTGGATGCGCTACCCGAGCCGAAGGCCCCGGGACAGGGTCGCGGACGTCGCCGTGTGACGACCGCGGCGCTCACCGGCACACCCGTCGTGCACGTTCCCGACGGCGAATGA